In Pocillopora verrucosa isolate sample1 chromosome 13, ASM3666991v2, whole genome shotgun sequence, one genomic interval encodes:
- the LOC131777011 gene encoding E3 ubiquitin-protein ligase TRIM71-like: MDIKTLLHNLREEVSCPVCTNMYTDPKHLPCLHSFCLQCLKHWHISSHGRGTIRCPKCQVLSKVPESGDLKDLPTSFYLNGFIDVLAIKECKTSQVGCGNCQKKSSESCYCFQCCMFWCEECLIAHNIIQSNKDHRVLALKDFQEKDYEDVLKRPLFCSKQRHEKEELKYFCKNCETAACQSCVLIHHAGHAILHLEEEAERQTIELKSLIQIQRHDLQAKVDTLDRLHEDYAKLIQQNDDIKRQVQKFVDNLIATIEAKKQNIIVAMDDETKRFLETLATQKKEIESEIKIIESSLEKADTILKRSTRAEVVQLKKSFEEIFHETSQSQPKDRYPEKLPVLAFVENPKMLSTINAEEIGMVKIVHETKASQSVAEGKGLEEAITNRQAQFSLTTRDYKGRQCYNEGDHVTVEIIDKQGRDCATDLQITDNKDGLYKISYSPRNEGRCKVAIKVNGECVHGGQFIVRVKPFQFRPVSSFGGEGSSVGKFSRPWGVAVNANDEIAVTDQSNDRVKIFSSEGKFLRSFSKKGNNAGEFISPRGITFHNNGNIFVADCNNHTIQIFSGEGEFVGCFGGKGDLDSQLNNPMGLSVDREGNIIIADAGNKLIKIFSPEGKFLTKIGGHVSCTFPLHCIQYERYLIVSDQSDHCIKVFNRNGNFLYKFGKRGAGDGEFNFPRCLLVNKSGQVMVCDPGNGRIQVFELNGKFVGTFGTLGKNLGEFGCPSALAVLSTGRFVVTEAGNHRIQIIE, translated from the coding sequence ATGGATATCAAAACGTTGCTTCACAATCTTCGTGAAGAAGTTTCTTGTCCAGTGTGTACTAACATGTACACAGATCCAAAACACCTCCCATGTCTTCACAGTTTCTGTCTGCAATGCCTAAAACACTGGCACATATCAAGCCATGGTCGAGGCACAATCAGATGCCCGAAATGCCAAGTTCTTAGCAAAGTGCCTGAAAGTGGCGATCTGAAAGATCTTCCCACCAGTTTTTATCTGAACGGCTTCATCGATGTGCTGGCCATTAAAGAATGCAAAACCAGCCAAGTTGGATGTGGAAACTGTCAAAAGAAGAGCTCCGAGAGTTGTTATTGTTTCCAGTGTTGCATGTTTTGGTGTGAAGAGTGCCTTATTGCACATAACATCATTCAAAGCAATAAAGATCACCGTGTTCTAGCGCTAAAAGACTTTCAAGAAAAGGATTACGAGGATGTGTTGAAACGACCCTTATTCTGCTCTAAACAGCGGCATGAGAAAGAAGAACTTAAATACTTCTGCAAGAACTGCGAAACGGCAGCTTGCCAAAGCTGTGTTTTGATACATCATGCGGGTCACGCTATATTGCACCTAGAGGAAGAAGCGGAAAGACAAACGATAGAACTAAAATCACTAATTCAAATACAGAGGCACGATTTACAAGCAAAGGTTGACACTCTGGATCGACTGCATGAAGACTATGCAAAATTGATACAACAAAACGATGACATCAAGAGACAAGTGCAGAAGTTTGTGGATAATTTAATTGCAACTATTGAAGcgaagaaacaaaatatcatCGTAGCGATGGACGACGAAACGAAGAGATTCCTCGAAACTCTAGCAACGCAAAAGAAGGAGATCGAGAGTGAAATAAAGATCATCGAATCATCGTTGGAAAAAGCTGATACAATTCTAAAACGAAGCACACGCGCCGAAGTCGTTCAACTAAAGAAATCATTCGAGGAAATCTTTCATGAAACTAGTCAAAGCCAGCCAAAAGACCGTTACCCGGAAAAGCTTCCTGTTTTAGCTTTCGTGGAAAACCCAAAGATGCTAAGCACCATAAACGCCGAAGAAATCGGAATGGTTAAAATAGTACACGAAACAAAAGCAAGTCAGTCAGTCGCCGAAGGAAAAGGACTTGAAGAAGCAATTACTAATCGTCAAGCACAGTTTTCTTTGACCACAAGGGACTATAAAGGAAGACAGTGTTACAATGAAGGTGACCATGTAACGGTGGAGATCATTGACAAACAAGGACGCGACTGCGCAACGGATTTGCAAATAACTGACAATAAGGATGGACTCTATAAAATAAGTTATTCTCCCAGAAATGAAGGAAGATGTAAAGTAGCAATAAAGGTAAACGGGGAATGTGTGCACGGCGGTCAATTTATTGTCCGCGTCAAACCATTTCAGTTTAGACCTGTTTCATCTTTTGGCGGGGAGGGTTCTTCCGTTGGAAAGTTTTCTCGGCCTTGGGGGGTTGCAGTGAATGCTAATGACGAGATCGCTGTAACTGATCAAAGTAACGACAGAGTTAAAATTTTCAGTAGTGAAGGAAAGTTTTTGAGATCATTTAGTAAGAAGGGTAACAATGCGGGAGAATTTATCAGTCCTCGGGGAATAACATTTCATAATAATGGCAATATTTTTGTAGCAGACTGTAATAACCATACAATTCAAATTTTTAGCGGTGAGGGTGAGTTCGTGGGATGTTTTGGTGGGAAAGGAGACCTTGATAGTCAGCTTAATAATCCCATGGGCCTTTCTGTAGACCGTgaggggaatatcattattgCAGACGCAGGTAACAAACTGATAAAGATATTTTCTCCTGAAGGCAAGTTTCTGACAAAGATAGGTGGGCACGTCTCTTGTACCTTTCCTTTGCACTGTATTCAGTATGAAAGATATCTCATAGTGTCAGACCAAAGTGATCATTGTATCAAAGTTTTTAACAGGAATGGAAATTTTCTGTACAAGTTTGGAAAGAGGGGAGCAGGGGACGGggagtttaattttccaagATGTTTGTTAGTGAATAAGTCAGGACAAGTTATGGTCTGTGACCCAGGGAATGGTAGAATACAAGTCTTTGAACTAAATGGAAAGTTTGTTGGTACGTTTGGAACACTAGGTAAAaatttaggagaatttggttgtCCGAGTGCACTAGCTGTGCTCAGTACAGGGAGATTTGTTGTTACTGAAGCTGGTAACCATCGTATTCAGATAATTGAGTAG
- the LOC136277742 gene encoding E3 ubiquitin-protein ligase TRIM71-like, whose product MDIKTLLHNLREEVSCPVCTYIYTDPKHLPCLHSFCLQCLKHWHRSSHGRDTIRCPKCQAVSRVPDSGDLKDLPTSFYLNGLIDVLAIKECKTSQVGCGNCQKKSSHSSYCFQCCMFWCKECLIAHNIIQSNKDHRVLALKDFQEKDYEDVLKRPLFCSKQRHEKEELKYFCKNCETAACQSCVLIHHAGHAILHLEEEAERQKMELKSLIEIQKYDLQAKINTLGRLNEDCIKFIQRSEDIKGQVQKFVDNLIATIETKKQNILAAANDETKRFLETLTTQKMEIDNEIKIIESSLEKADTILKRSTHAEVVQLKKSFEEIFQGTQSQPKDCYPEKLPFLAFVENPKMLSTLNAEEIGMIQIAHQTKARQSVAEGKGLEEAIANRQAHFSLTTRDSKGRQCYNEGDHVTAEIIDEQGRDCATELKIIDNKDGLYQISYSPRNEGRCKVTIKVNGEHVHGSQFIVRVKPFQFRPVLSFREEGSSVGKFNWPRGVAVNANDEIAVTDQLNHRVRIFSSEGKFLRSFGKKGDMVGEFNNPRGITFHNNGNIFVADSVNHRIQIFSGEGEFVGSFGGKGNVDSQLDIPLGLSVDSEGNIIVADAGNQLIQIFSPEGKFLTKIGEDSFTLPVHCIQYDRYLIVSDYNDHCIKVFDRNGKFQYKFGKQGGKDGEFNYPRSLLMNKSGQLMVCDSGNCRIQVFELNGKFVGKFETQDKNSGKFISPIALAVLSTGGFVVIYSSNHCIQIIE is encoded by the coding sequence ATGGATATCAAAACGTTGCTTCACAATCTTCGTGAAGAAGTTTCTTGTCCAGTGTGTACTTACATATACACAGATCCAAAGCACCTCCCATGTCTTCACAGTTTCTGTCTGCAATGCTTGAAACACTGGCACAGATCAAGTCACGGTCGAGACACAATCAGATGCCCGAAATGCCAAGCTGTTAGCAGAGTGCCTGATAGTGGTGATCTGAAAGATCTTCCCACCAGTTTTTACTTGAACGGCTTGATTGATGTGCTGGCCATTAAAGAATGCAAAACCAGCCAAGTTGGATGTGGAAACTGTCAAAAGAAGAGTTCCCACAGTTCTTACTGTTTCCAGTGTTGCATGTTTTGGTGTAAAGAGTGCCTTATTGCACATAACATCATTCAAAGCAATAAAGATCACCGTGTTCTAGCGCTAAAAGACTTTCAAGAAAAGGATTACGAGGATGTGTTGAAACGACCCTTGTTCTGTTCTAAACAGCGGCATGAGAAGGAAGAACTTAAATACTTCTGCAAGAACTGCGAGACGGCAGCTTGCCAAAGCTGTGTTTTGATACATCATGCAGGTCACGCCATATTGCACCTAGAGGAAGAGGCGGAAAGACAAAAGATGGAGCTAAAATCACTAATTGAAATACAGAAGTACGATTTACAAGCAAAGATTAACACTTTGGGTCGACTGAATGAAGACTGCATCAAATTCATACAACGAAGCGAAGACATCAAGGGACAAGTGCAGAAGTTTGTGGACAATTTAATTGCAACTATTGaaacgaagaaacaaaatatcCTCGCAGCGGCGAACGATGAAACGAAGAGATTCCTCGAAACTCTAACAACGCAAAAGATGGAGATCGATAATGAAATAAAGATCATCGAGTCATCGCTAGAAAAAGCTGATACAATTCTAAAACGAAGCACACACGCCGAAGTCGTTCAACTAAAGAAATCATTCGAGGAAATCTTTCAGGGAACTCAAAGCCAGCCAAAAGACTGTTACCCGGAAAAGCTTCCTTTTTTAGCTTTCGTGGAAAACCCAAAGATGCTAAGCACCCTAAACGCCGAAGAAATTGGAATGATTCAAATAGCACACCAAACAAAAGCACGTCAGTCAGTTGCTGAAGGAAAAGGACTTGAAGAAGCAATTGCTAACCGTCAAGCACACTTTTCTTTGACCACAAGGGACTCTAAAGGAAGACAGTGTTACAACGAAGGTGACCATGTAACGGCGGAGATCATTGACGAACAAGGACGCGACTGTGCAACggaattgaaaataattgacaATAAGGATGGACTCTATCAAATCAGTTATTCTCCCAGAAATGAAGGAAGATGTAAAGTGACTATAAAGGTAAACGGGGAACATGTGCACGGCAGTCAATTTATTGTTCGCgttaaaccatttcagtttAGACCTGTTTTATCATTTAGAGAAGAGGGTTCGTCGGTTGGAAAGTTTAATTGGCCTAGGGGGGTTGCAGTGAACGCTAACGACGAGATCGCTGTAACTGATCAACTCAACCACAGAGTTCGAATTTTCAGTAGTGAAGGAAAGTTTTTAAGATCATTTGGTAAAAAGGGTGACATGGTCGGAGAATTCAACAACCCTCGGGGAATAACATTTCATAATAATGGCAATATTTTTGTAGCAGACAGCGTAAATCATAGAATTCAGATTTTTAGCGGTGAGGGTGAGTTCGTGGGAAGTTTTGGTGGGAAAGGAAACGTTGACAGTCAGCTTGATATTCCCTTGGGTCTGTCTGTAGACAGTGAGGGGAATATCATCGTTGCAGACGCAGGTAACCAACTGATTCAGATATTTTCTCCTGAAGGCAAGTTTCTAACAAAGATAGGTGAGGACTCTTTTACTCTTCCTGTCCACTGTATTCAGTATGATAGATATCTCATAGTGTCAGATTATAATGATCATTGTATCAAAGTTTTTGACAGGAATGGAAAGTTTCAGTACAAGTTTGGAAAGCAGGGAGGAAAGGATGGGGAGTTTAATTATCCAAGATCTTTGTTAATGAACAAGTCAGGACAACTTATGGTCTGTGACTCAGGCAATTGTAGAATACAAGTCTTTGAACTAAATGGAAAGTTTGTTGGTAAGTTTGAAACACAAGATAAAAATTCAGGGAAATTCATTTCTCCGATTGCACTAGCTGTTCTCAGTACAGGGGgatttgttgttatttattcTAGTAACCATTGTATTCAGATAATTGAGTAG